In the genome of Coleofasciculus sp. FACHB-1120, one region contains:
- a CDS encoding Fic family protein: MKSFEQGFIEQPPITQQLLQTIRLIGEYKGKQELFKEQAPQALETLRQAAVIQSTESSNRIEGITAPLERIKQLVAEKTTPRDRSEQEIAGYRDVLNTIHASYAHIPFTTGVVLQLHRDLYQFSVPQGGRWKTANNEISETRPDGTKFLRFQPVPAFETPEAMERLHERFNYLWQSGEFEPLLLIPSYVLDFLCIHPFLDGNGRMARLLTLLLLYQAGYEVGRFISLERIVEDTKQSYYDTLYQCSQNWHQGQHSLLPWYSYFLGVVLSAYREFEQRVGLVTTTRGAKREMILDTVQRLPNQFQFADLERACPGVSRPTINRALAELRKTNQIRCIKPGRDAVWEKI, translated from the coding sequence ATGAAGTCATTTGAACAAGGCTTCATTGAACAACCGCCGATTACCCAACAGCTCCTTCAGACGATTCGCCTGATTGGGGAATATAAAGGTAAGCAGGAGTTGTTCAAAGAGCAAGCCCCCCAAGCCCTGGAAACCTTGCGTCAAGCTGCCGTTATTCAGAGTACTGAGTCTTCTAACCGCATAGAAGGCATCACTGCCCCTTTGGAACGCATCAAGCAATTGGTGGCTGAGAAAACGACGCCCCGCGATCGCTCGGAACAGGAAATAGCTGGCTACCGGGATGTGTTAAACACAATTCACGCCAGCTATGCTCATATCCCGTTTACTACGGGTGTAGTTTTACAACTACATCGCGATCTTTACCAGTTTTCAGTGCCTCAGGGTGGACGCTGGAAGACGGCTAATAATGAAATTAGTGAAACTCGTCCTGATGGCACGAAATTTCTGAGATTTCAGCCTGTTCCAGCCTTTGAAACTCCAGAGGCAATGGAACGCTTGCACGAACGGTTCAACTACCTTTGGCAGTCCGGTGAATTTGAGCCATTGCTGCTAATTCCTAGTTATGTTCTGGATTTCTTGTGCATTCACCCATTTTTAGATGGGAATGGGCGGATGGCTCGGCTTCTCACTTTGTTGCTGCTATACCAAGCGGGTTACGAGGTGGGACGGTTTATTAGCTTGGAGCGGATTGTGGAGGACACTAAGCAAAGCTATTACGATACGCTCTACCAGTGCTCGCAAAACTGGCATCAGGGGCAACATAGCTTATTGCCCTGGTACTCCTATTTTCTGGGAGTGGTGCTGTCGGCGTATCGGGAATTTGAGCAACGGGTTGGATTGGTTACGACTACGCGAGGGGCTAAACGGGAAATGATTCTGGATACAGTGCAGCGGTTGCCAAACCAGTTTCAATTTGCTGATTTGGAACGCGCTTGCCCCGGTGTTAGCCGTCCTACCATCAACCGAGCTTTGGCAGAGTTGCGGAAGACAAATCAAATTCGTTGTATCAAGCCTGGACGTGATGCTGTCTGGGAAAAAATATGA